The stretch of DNA GTAAGCCCAGGATACGTAGCCCGCCCCGAACTAACCGCGCAGCGTTTTGTGCCGGACGTGTTTGGGGCTGATACTGACGGGCTTTTGTTCTGTACTGGAGATCTGGTCAGGCTGGTTTCAGGCGACAGGTTTGAGTTTTTTGGAAGACTCGATCATCAGGTGAAGCTGCGCGGATTTCGCATCGAGTTGGGAGAGATTGAATCGGTACTGCGGTCGCATCCTTCTATCAGCGATGCGGTGGTGATTCTGCGGGAGGACATTCCTGGCGAGCCACGGCTGGCCGCGTATCTCATCTCCGCCGGTTCATCCGTGGATGCTGAGGCTTTGCGCCAGTATGCCGCGCAAACTCTGCCCGAATACATGCTGCCTTCCGTCTTCGTCTCGATGGAGCAGTTTCCACTATCGACGAGCGGCAAGATCGATCGCCGGGCGCTTCCTGTGCCGGAATCTGTACTCGGCCCATTAACCGTCAACAAGCCTGAATCCACAGAAGCTGCGAGTGCGATCGAGGCAAATCTGTTAAGAATTTTTCGCGAAGTGTTGCGCAATAATTCGATCGGGGTCACGGACAGCTTCTTCCGCTATGGAGGCTACTCGCTCCTGACAGTGCGTCTGTTCTCCCGCATCGATCGCGAGCTTCAGGTCAGACTCCCTATTTCGTTGCTGTTCGATGCCCCAACGGTGCGGGACCTGGCCCATGTAATTGAGACTGGGATTTCTCCCCCGGTGATTGTTCCGATTCGCCCACATGGAGAGTCAGCGCCGATTTTTCTGATTCAGTCCTACCTGCTTTACGACGCAATGCTGGAGATTATTGAGCCGGATCGCCCCATCTACGGAGTAAGAGAAATGGGCGATGAGCGCGAGCCGCAAAGTGTCGATGAGCGCGCGCGTAAATACGCCAGCGAGATTCTGCAGGTGTATTCCGATGGCCCTTTTTATCTGGCTGGCTGGTGTGCCGCTGGCACGCTCACGGTCGAGATTGCCCGTCAACTTCACGAGGCTGGGCACCGGGTGGGGCTTGTCGCACTTTTTGACGCGGATCGCCCCGGATACGCTCCTCCCAAGAGCATTCGTATTTTCTTTGCGCGAGCAGGAAAGAAGATCTTGTATCACTCCGGGCGAATTCGGCGCATCCCCTGGCGAAAGCGCTGGACGTATCTTTATGAGGCACTGGGCCGTAACTGGGATACCGCTATTGAATCCTTCTACACGGCCAATCAGCGCATCATGCTATGGCTGCATCGAAAGTTCGGTATTTCCCTTTCTGTGGCAGCGTATAACAATGTGTATTCGACATTGGATAGCCTCAATGACGCATCGTTACGTACTTATCCGGGAAGGTTGAATCTCTTCCGAGCTGCGGATGTTCCGAAATATCCCGGCATGGATGAGACCCTGGGCTGGAGCACGATTGCTTCCGATGGAGTGCAGGTGACCTTCGTTCCGGGAGATCACGTCTCCATGTTCAAGAAGCCGCATGTAACAAGCCTTGCCTGGCATCTTCAGCAGGAATTGCAGAAATCGGAACCGAACAAGTATTAGCCACAGGGATCGCATATGGGCATAACCCGTTCGTCACTTCGGCGTCGGAGTCGAAATCAGAGTCGGCCGCGGAAAGCGATGAAATTCCACTTCACTGAACGGGTCTGATTTGCCCACCAGCAACGGTTGTTCCGTTCCATCAAGAACATGCGAGAAGAATGCCAGGGTGTAGGCGTTGAGTATTGCATGTACGCGAGGCGGAGCGACACTACCTCTGCCGGACATTTTGGCCCACGACCAGAAGAGCGATCGGTCGGTGAAGTCCACATGATTTGTTCCCGCGATAAAGAGCAGATAGCCACCATTCTCCTGCATTGACCTAGTGACCTGGCCGTAATCCTGGGCGGACATCTGCCAGTAGAGTTGTTCCGGTCTGGAGCCGGTGGTGAGTTGATCGGGCGCAGGTACCGTCTGGCTTTTGTCCTCATAGATCACCATGAAAGGCTTGGATAATCCATGCGGTCCGACATCGCCAAAGGTCCAGCCATCGAGATTGATCGCGGCCTTGACGCGAGGATCCTGATAAGCAGTTTGCGCCGCGGCCGCTCCACCAATGGAAAAGCCCATCACGCCGACTCGCGAGAGATCCAGCCGATGAAACCACGGGCTCGATACATCCTGGTTCATAGCCTGCAACTGGTCGAGGACAAAGATGTTGTCCTGGGCCTCTATCTTGACGTATTTACCGCCGAGCGCCCATTGCTCCTCGATGGTGGAGTGCAGGAAGCTGCCAATCTCCGGTGCATTGCCTGAGTCGGCCACGCGCCCATCGGGAAACTCAACCAGCCCTCCGAAAAACGTATGGTCGATGGCCACGACGATGAAGCCGTGACTAGCCAGTTCTTCCATCTGGAAGGTACTTTCGGTTCGTTCGCCCTGCCAGCCGGGATTGTAGAGCAGGACCGGATAGGGCGCACCGGAGTGTACTGCGGCGTCCAAAAACGAGTTGGTGAGGAGAACCGAACGGTAGGATGCGCGCGCTGTGACTTCCTTACGGCGTTGGTAAAAAGCCCGCTGAGTATGCCGTGTGATAAAGCCGGTCGGCGGCTGTGCCGGATACCAGGCCTGCACCATCAGTTCGCGTTTACCGCTGGGCGACGGGCCATTATCCTCGACGCGGCTGGTATCGACCAGATGGAAGATACGGGTGCCGACGGCGTATTGTCCGGTTGGCTGAGGTAACTGGAACATGGGAGCCAGCCACGACAAAAACACCGTTGCGCCAACCAGCAGAATGCAGAGAACTCCTGCAAGTATGGAGGCAAATCTCGGCAGACGAAGCAGTGCCGCGGCCCAGACAAGCAGGAATCCAAAGGCAAGATAAAGCGAGTACATCTGCCAGTGCTGCCCTTCCCAGACGAAGTGCGCAGTCAACGCTACGGCAGGCACGAGGCAGCAGAGCAGGAACGTACGCCGCGATGGGGCGGCAAAAAACAACAACACGATGGGAGGAAGTACGAAGAGGCAACTCAGAATTTCAAAGAGTCGCATGCGCTATATCAATCCTGCCGCCCCTGCCGCTGAAGTGGCGGGTGAGGTAGCGGGTGAGGAGGAAGATGAAGTGTTCGTATCGCCGTCGTGTGGCTGAACCGGCGCGGGCTTTCTAGGGCGAATTTTGGCCGGCACGCCCACGGCAATGCAGTTGGCAGGAACATCGGTGATGACAACGGCGTTGGCTCCGATGGCTACATCGTTGCCAATCCGGATATTGCCCAGAACTTTAGCTCCTGCGCCAATGTCGACGCGGTCGCCGATGATTGGGGCTCCGCGCTGGCCGGTATGGCGCAGGCCGACCGTCACTCCGTTGCGGATGACGCAGTCGTCGCCAAAAACCGCATCGCCGCTGATGACGATTCCGCCGAAATGATCGATTCGAAAGCGCCTGCCCAGCCTGACTTCACATGGCATGTCTATGCCAGTCATGATGTCCATAGCAAGTTTGAGGAATTTATAAACGATCGAGAATGGCAGGCGAAGCCA from Acidicapsa ligni encodes:
- a CDS encoding alpha/beta hydrolase family protein — its product is MRLFEILSCLFVLPPIVLLFFAAPSRRTFLLCCLVPAVALTAHFVWEGQHWQMYSLYLAFGFLLVWAAALLRLPRFASILAGVLCILLVGATVFLSWLAPMFQLPQPTGQYAVGTRIFHLVDTSRVEDNGPSPSGKRELMVQAWYPAQPPTGFITRHTQRAFYQRRKEVTARASYRSVLLTNSFLDAAVHSGAPYPVLLYNPGWQGERTESTFQMEELASHGFIVVAIDHTFFGGLVEFPDGRVADSGNAPEIGSFLHSTIEEQWALGGKYVKIEAQDNIFVLDQLQAMNQDVSSPWFHRLDLSRVGVMGFSIGGAAAAQTAYQDPRVKAAINLDGWTFGDVGPHGLSKPFMVIYEDKSQTVPAPDQLTTGSRPEQLYWQMSAQDYGQVTRSMQENGGYLLFIAGTNHVDFTDRSLFWSWAKMSGRGSVAPPRVHAILNAYTLAFFSHVLDGTEQPLLVGKSDPFSEVEFHRFPRPTLISTPTPK
- a CDS encoding serine O-acetyltransferase translates to MFDNIREDWRTYDRQWNRQGLWIMVVYRFGNWRYRISQRWLRLPFSIVYKFLKLAMDIMTGIDMPCEVRLGRRFRIDHFGGIVISGDAVFGDDCVIRNGVTVGLRHTGQRGAPIIGDRVDIGAGAKVLGNIRIGNDVAIGANAVVITDVPANCIAVGVPAKIRPRKPAPVQPHDGDTNTSSSSSPATSPATSAAGAAGLI